Proteins encoded together in one Pseudomonas arsenicoxydans window:
- a CDS encoding bestrophin family protein, translating to MIVRPKPNFLNIMSAIKGSIAKRIALRCLMVTLLASVIVLVETLHPSYFSKVSATPFTLLGLSLSIFMSFRNNACYDRWYEGRKAWGDVMVAIRSMIRETRIIQDANERRTLLRHLCGFAHALNAKLRLENELAASGRWLDVVPEDNTPDFSGHLLQQVGQQCSTLSESGVINEWRYTIMSNHLTRLTQAQATCERIKHTPLPFAYTLLLHRTSYLFCFLLPFAMAEPLGWLTPIFTAIVSYTFFGLDAIGDELEDPFGRDENDLPIDAIVRTIEREVLAALGETPLPPVLKPVDFVLG from the coding sequence ATGATCGTCAGACCCAAACCGAACTTCCTCAACATCATGAGTGCGATCAAGGGCTCGATCGCCAAACGGATTGCCCTGCGTTGCCTGATGGTGACGCTGCTCGCGTCAGTGATCGTGCTGGTCGAGACCTTGCACCCCAGCTACTTCTCCAAGGTCAGCGCGACACCGTTCACGTTGCTGGGTCTGTCGCTCTCGATCTTCATGAGTTTTCGCAACAACGCCTGTTATGACCGCTGGTACGAAGGCCGAAAAGCCTGGGGCGACGTGATGGTCGCCATCCGCTCGATGATCCGCGAAACCCGGATCATCCAGGACGCAAACGAACGTCGCACACTCCTTCGTCACCTGTGCGGGTTCGCCCACGCGCTCAACGCGAAACTGCGTCTGGAAAATGAACTCGCGGCCAGTGGCCGCTGGCTCGACGTCGTGCCGGAAGACAACACCCCAGACTTCAGCGGACACCTATTGCAGCAGGTCGGGCAGCAATGTTCGACACTCAGCGAGTCAGGGGTGATCAACGAATGGCGCTACACGATCATGAGCAATCATCTGACTCGCCTGACCCAGGCGCAGGCGACCTGCGAACGCATCAAACACACGCCGTTGCCGTTCGCCTATACCTTGTTACTGCATCGAACCAGCTACCTGTTCTGCTTCTTGCTGCCCTTCGCGATGGCCGAGCCCCTGGGCTGGTTGACGCCGATTTTCACGGCGATTGTCAGCTACACCTTTTTCGGCCTGGATGCGATTGGCGATGAGCTGGAGGACCCGTTCGGGCGCGACGAAAACGACCTGCCAATCGATGCCATTGTGCGCACTATCGAGCGGGAGGTTCTTGCGGCACTGGGAGAAACCCCACTGCCTCCCGTGCTCAAGCCGGTGGATTTTGTGTTGGGGTGA